The Ruminococcus bovis genome includes a region encoding these proteins:
- a CDS encoding Ig-like domain-containing protein — MKKTSRVLSVILSLVMLFSMMCSVNTVSASQQNTSIVSSYDYQLDKTNLSLYIGDSNKLNIIPTTEEITSINWTSSDNSIVKVDNNGNIKALKEGKATVTAKIDDTYELTCSVNVKYPITRKNINLKAGQKVNIGKQKGVTGTLKFKSNNPKIVTINKNGTVQGIKKGNTKVVVSRNGVNILVNISVKTNAEIKSNSKTNKIIILNKRQLSISGKVGKQSYSSSNKKVATVNGKGNITAKKIGKATIKVKTNGITLTYKVQVIRPIIKNVDKKRTISMYVNNGKALKISGRAKGKKNNPYYSFANNKIARYSKGKIVGKKAGRTKLKIKVNGVWQQITVRVLNPTISVSKKNMKVCDTYVITSKGAKGTYTSNNSSVVAVNKKNGKLVAKKAGKAVITVDLKSIKRKCTVTVKEGAYPYGYKIAVNKVPKKINLYKGENKNISDIVNLYSNIQNIYKKKNCSKSMYNKLKNLKTQFTYKSSDNKIAYVNQYGTIVPKAKGEAKVTVTCKKTKKNYTLNTNITIKKKPTWGYVNYLGDRYKMKYVYSDKELVDAFVDAYMNYNLKGYEYPYIGIHCEYNTNVKNETAFYNKIIKLVSVRNATLLDSAMNDHTFERDCLFDLDNGKHDVQNFALNTFTTTEGQKLYSTSMDILKKANLSQYTNVDDKYYAVFDWVATNIKYDDEHAYSYKYSILYKKGVCADYAAAYQYLCLLAGLENRIVDNGDVTHEWNVIKTSSGKWYNSDATSGSIMFGTKDKPYSMYEKLFYVNNFDNHTIEKTNTVFYGIDNNGEIYYKLKDSDKYYKYA; from the coding sequence ATGAAAAAGACAAGTAGAGTATTATCAGTTATATTAAGTTTAGTAATGTTATTTTCAATGATGTGTAGTGTAAATACAGTAAGTGCTTCTCAGCAAAATACAAGTATTGTTTCAAGTTATGATTATCAACTAGATAAAACAAATCTATCATTATATATTGGTGATAGTAATAAGCTAAATATTATTCCTACTACTGAAGAAATCACATCAATTAATTGGACCTCTAGTGACAATAGTATTGTTAAGGTTGATAACAATGGTAATATCAAAGCGTTAAAAGAAGGTAAAGCTACTGTTACTGCAAAAATTGATGATACTTATGAATTAACTTGTAGTGTTAATGTAAAATATCCTATTACAAGAAAAAATATTAACCTAAAAGCAGGTCAAAAAGTTAATATTGGAAAGCAGAAGGGTGTTACAGGAACACTAAAATTTAAGAGTAATAACCCTAAAATTGTTACAATAAATAAAAACGGTACTGTACAAGGTATTAAAAAAGGTAATACTAAAGTTGTAGTATCAAGAAATGGTGTTAATATTTTAGTAAACATTTCTGTTAAGACTAATGCTGAAATTAAAAGTAATAGCAAAACAAATAAGATTATTATTCTTAATAAAAGGCAACTAAGCATTAGTGGTAAAGTAGGTAAACAATCATATAGCAGTTCAAACAAAAAGGTAGCAACTGTAAATGGTAAGGGTAATATTACTGCAAAGAAAATAGGTAAAGCAACTATTAAGGTAAAGACAAATGGTATTACTCTAACATATAAAGTTCAAGTAATCAGACCTATTATCAAAAATGTAGATAAAAAAAGAACTATATCTATGTATGTGAATAATGGTAAAGCTTTGAAGATTAGTGGTAGAGCAAAAGGTAAAAAGAACAACCCTTATTATTCATTTGCCAACAACAAAATTGCTAGATATTCAAAAGGTAAGATTGTAGGTAAAAAAGCAGGTAGAACAAAATTAAAAATTAAAGTCAATGGTGTATGGCAACAAATTACAGTAAGAGTGTTAAACCCTACAATTTCAGTATCAAAGAAAAATATGAAAGTTTGTGATACATATGTAATCACATCTAAGGGTGCTAAAGGTACTTATACTTCTAACAATTCTAGTGTAGTAGCAGTAAATAAGAAGAATGGTAAGTTAGTAGCAAAGAAGGCCGGTAAAGCTGTAATTACTGTTGATTTAAAGTCCATTAAAAGAAAGTGTACAGTAACAGTAAAAGAAGGTGCATATCCTTATGGCTACAAAATTGCAGTAAACAAAGTTCCAAAGAAAATCAATCTTTATAAAGGCGAAAATAAGAATATTTCTGATATTGTAAACTTATATTCAAATATTCAGAATATATATAAGAAGAAAAATTGTTCTAAAAGTATGTACAATAAGTTAAAGAACTTAAAGACACAGTTTACATATAAGTCAAGTGATAATAAGATTGCGTATGTAAATCAGTATGGAACAATTGTGCCAAAAGCTAAGGGTGAAGCAAAGGTTACTGTCACCTGCAAAAAAACAAAGAAAAACTATACCCTTAATACTAATATAACTATTAAAAAGAAGCCAACTTGGGGTTATGTAAACTACTTAGGTGACAGATACAAAATGAAGTATGTCTATAGTGATAAAGAACTTGTAGATGCTTTCGTTGATGCATATATGAACTATAACTTAAAAGGCTATGAATATCCTTACATTGGTATCCATTGTGAATACAATACTAATGTAAAAAATGAAACTGCCTTTTACAATAAGATTATTAAATTAGTTTCTGTAAGAAATGCAACACTATTAGATAGTGCTATGAATGATCACACTTTTGAAAGAGATTGTTTGTTTGATTTAGATAACGGCAAACATGATGTTCAAAACTTCGCTTTAAACACTTTTACAACGACAGAAGGTCAAAAATTATATTCCACATCAATGGATATATTAAAGAAAGCAAATTTATCACAATATACAAATGTGGATGATAAGTATTATGCAGTATTTGATTGGGTAGCTACTAATATTAAATACGATGATGAACATGCATACTCATACAAATACTCTATATTATATAAAAAAGGTGTATGTGCTGACTATGCAGCTGCTTATCAGTATCTATGTTTGCTAGCCGGACTTGAAAATCGTATTGTTGATAATGGTGATGTAACTCATGAATGGAATGTGATTAAGACTTCATCCGGCAAATGGTACAATTCTGATGCTACTAGTGGTAGTATTATGTTTGGTACAAAGGATAAACCGTATTCTATGTATGAAAAACTGTTTTATGTAAATAATTTTGATAATCATACCATAGAAAAAACTAATACTGTGTTTTATGGTATTGATAATAATGGCGAAATATATTATAAATTGAAAGATTCTGATAAATATTACAAATACGCATAA
- a CDS encoding Ig-like domain-containing protein, whose translation MKKLLSFLIIATIITSSLCVSYLALGDNITQSNTAENTTEPVTEISSTVATTESTIIPTTTEPIVKVKNIKVNKSIISLSKKGKTATVKVTVYPSNSYNKSVTWKSNNTKVATVDKNGKIKATTNKGVTYVTARAKDGSNKFSKVFVVVGQKVQKITLNKSFVTLNRSTKNITYQLKKSIRNNNATYKAVNWYTSNKNIATVDSNGKVTVRKRGTVTITARAKDGSNKAAKCKITVKQLVTKLSYSSKKQAKEV comes from the coding sequence ATGAAAAAGTTATTATCATTTCTTATAATAGCAACTATAATTACAAGTTCATTATGTGTAAGTTATTTAGCTCTAGGCGATAATATTACACAAAGCAATACTGCTGAAAACACAACAGAACCTGTTACTGAAATAAGTAGTACTGTTGCAACAACTGAAAGTACCATTATTCCAACTACTACAGAACCTATTGTTAAAGTAAAAAATATCAAGGTTAACAAGAGTATCATAAGTCTTTCTAAAAAAGGAAAAACTGCAACAGTTAAAGTTACAGTATATCCTAGTAATTCCTATAACAAGTCAGTAACTTGGAAATCAAATAACACCAAGGTTGCTACTGTAGATAAGAATGGTAAAATCAAAGCAACAACAAATAAAGGTGTTACTTATGTTACTGCTAGAGCGAAAGACGGTAGTAACAAGTTTTCAAAGGTGTTTGTTGTTGTAGGTCAAAAGGTACAGAAAATCACTTTAAATAAATCTTTTGTGACTCTTAACAGAAGTACAAAGAATATAACATATCAACTTAAGAAATCAATTAGAAATAATAATGCAACCTATAAAGCTGTTAATTGGTACACATCAAATAAGAATATTGCTACTGTTGATAGTAATGGTAAAGTAACAGTACGAAAGAGAGGTACAGTAACTATCACAGCAAGAGCAAAGGACGGTAGTAATAAAGCAGCAAAGTGTAAGATTACTGTAAAACAACTTGTAACTAAACTGTCTTACAGCAGTAAAAAACAGGCTAAGGAAGTATAG
- a CDS encoding N-acetylmuramoyl-L-alanine amidase: MVRRKGYIFVLSTTLILCFIIMIFTAVSQSSVMINTTESKKNSVIVIDCGHGGEDPGAIGVNNVYESDVNLSFGLKFNDILKLNGYDTVLTRNDKNDIADKSLDTIAKRKKSDMYKRLDIYNSSLKNVAISIHQNIFPAKSCSGTQVFYSKQNPLSKVLADNITTSVVSNLQNDNERISKESNGIFLLDNAKVPAIIVECGFLSNENETYLLCDKEYQKKFSYCLFQGLMNSNL, translated from the coding sequence ATGGTGAGAAGAAAAGGTTATATTTTTGTACTATCCACAACACTGATACTTTGTTTTATTATTATGATATTTACAGCAGTAAGCCAAAGTTCAGTTATGATAAATACAACTGAAAGCAAGAAAAATTCTGTAATAGTAATTGATTGTGGTCATGGTGGGGAAGACCCCGGAGCAATTGGTGTAAATAATGTTTATGAAAGTGATGTTAATTTATCATTTGGTTTAAAGTTTAATGATATTCTTAAACTAAATGGTTACGATACTGTTTTAACTCGTAATGACAAAAATGATATTGCAGATAAATCACTTGATACAATAGCTAAAAGAAAAAAGTCTGATATGTACAAAAGACTTGATATTTATAACAGTAGTCTAAAAAATGTAGCTATTAGTATTCATCAAAATATTTTTCCGGCAAAGTCTTGCTCAGGTACTCAAGTATTTTATTCAAAACAAAATCCACTTTCTAAAGTTCTTGCAGATAATATTACAACTTCTGTTGTATCTAATTTACAAAATGATAATGAAAGAATTAGCAAAGAGTCCAACGGTATTTTTCTTTTAGATAATGCAAAAGTACCGGCAATAATTGTGGAATGTGGTTTCTTATCAAATGAAAATGAAACATATTTACTATGTGACAAAGAATATCAAAAGAAATTTTCTTATTGTCTTTTTCAAGGATTAATGAATTCAAATTTATAA
- the radA gene encoding DNA repair protein RadA, producing MAKIKSVYICSECGYESPKWYGKCPSCGEWNTMNEELVDKKASTVQKSITKSSYSKPVTINTIDTNDEERYNTGSKELDRVLGGGIVKGSLVLLGGDPGIGKSTILLQICEKLGQSLKILYVSGEESKRQLKLRAQRLGVNNENIYIMTETDVEIVAEQIKIEKPDLVMIDSIQTMNLTTLNSSPGSVTQVRECTNLLMHTAKDLDIPTIVVGHVNKEGSIAGPKVLEHIVDAVLYFEGDKQMSYRILRAVKNRYGSTNEIGVFQMTDKGLSEVENPSMMLLSGRPHNVSGTCVACTMEGTRPILAEIQALVTTSGYGTPRRMSTGYDYNRLALIIAVLEKRAGFYFSNSDTYINVVGGLRLDEPAVDLSVAMALISSLKDVPIPENALAFGEIGLGGEIRSVANAQARINEASRLGFTKIIIPYHNLKNVSSDTATIYGVKNIREAYEAMLDE from the coding sequence ATGGCAAAAATTAAAAGTGTTTATATATGTTCAGAGTGTGGTTATGAATCACCAAAATGGTATGGCAAATGTCCATCATGTGGTGAATGGAACACTATGAATGAAGAACTAGTTGACAAAAAAGCCTCGACAGTTCAGAAAAGTATTACTAAGTCATCATATTCAAAGCCTGTAACTATCAATACTATTGATACTAATGATGAAGAAAGATATAATACAGGTTCTAAAGAACTAGATAGAGTTCTTGGTGGAGGTATTGTTAAAGGTAGTCTTGTATTGCTTGGTGGTGATCCCGGTATTGGTAAGTCAACAATTCTACTTCAAATTTGTGAAAAGCTAGGTCAATCATTAAAGATACTTTATGTATCAGGTGAAGAGTCAAAAAGACAACTTAAACTTAGAGCTCAACGACTAGGTGTAAATAATGAGAATATTTACATTATGACAGAAACTGATGTTGAGATTGTTGCTGAACAAATCAAGATTGAAAAACCTGATCTAGTTATGATTGACTCAATCCAAACTATGAATTTAACTACACTAAATTCATCTCCGGGTTCTGTAACACAGGTTAGAGAATGTACAAATCTACTTATGCACACTGCTAAGGACCTTGATATTCCTACTATTGTAGTTGGCCATGTCAACAAAGAAGGGTCAATTGCAGGTCCTAAAGTCTTGGAACATATTGTTGATGCAGTTCTTTATTTTGAGGGTGACAAACAAATGTCATACAGAATTTTAAGAGCAGTTAAAAACAGATACGGTTCTACTAATGAAATCGGTGTATTCCAAATGACAGATAAAGGTCTTTCAGAAGTTGAAAATCCATCAATGATGTTACTTTCAGGCAGACCTCACAATGTTTCAGGTACTTGTGTTGCGTGTACAATGGAAGGTACAAGACCAATTTTAGCAGAAATCCAAGCACTTGTTACAACTTCCGGTTATGGTACACCTAGAAGAATGTCAACAGGCTATGATTATAACAGACTTGCACTTATTATTGCAGTTCTTGAAAAGAGAGCCGGTTTCTATTTTTCTAATAGTGATACATATATTAATGTTGTTGGTGGTTTGCGACTTGATGAACCGGCTGTTGACTTGTCAGTTGCTATGGCATTAATCAGCAGTTTAAAGGATGTACCAATCCCGGAAAATGCTCTTGCATTTGGTGAAATTGGTCTTGGTGGTGAAATTCGTTCAGTAGCAAATGCTCAAGCCAGAATTAATGAGGCATCAAGATTAGGCTTTACAAAAATCATTATTCCATATCACAATTTAAAGAATGTAAGCTCTGATACTGCAACAATCTATGGAGTAAAAAATATTAGAGAAGCCTATGAGGCAATGCTTGATGAGTAA
- a CDS encoding DUF6873 family GME fold protein yields MSNIKPNLPQDNAKIVVMSTNNKDLVKRVEELGIKVLSSENLSKLLIFEQYHADLQFLYYNKDTVFVLKECTSLKENLKKYFPNVIEINKIIEKDYPNNVMLNCVVLNDKLICNTKTIADEVLQMAIKDNLKIINVNQGYTKCSTCIVNENAIITSDKSIYKFCRNEMDVLLIRQGYIELPGTDYGFIGGSSFKYNRNTLVFTGNIKLHPDYESIKSFAQNHNVELLSLTENTMIDIGSIIPIG; encoded by the coding sequence ATGAGTAATATTAAACCAAATTTACCACAAGATAATGCAAAAATAGTTGTTATGTCAACTAATAATAAGGATTTAGTAAAGAGGGTAGAGGAGTTAGGGATAAAAGTCCTATCTTCTGAGAATTTAAGTAAACTGTTGATATTTGAACAATATCATGCTGATTTACAGTTTTTATATTATAATAAAGATACAGTATTTGTACTTAAAGAATGTACAAGCCTTAAGGAAAATCTAAAAAAGTATTTTCCTAATGTAATTGAAATTAATAAAATTATTGAAAAAGATTATCCAAATAATGTAATGCTTAATTGTGTTGTACTAAATGATAAGCTGATTTGTAACACAAAAACTATTGCAGATGAAGTTCTACAAATGGCTATTAAAGATAATCTAAAAATTATTAATGTAAATCAAGGTTACACGAAATGTTCAACTTGTATTGTAAATGAAAATGCTATAATCACTTCTGATAAATCTATTTACAAGTTCTGTAGAAATGAAATGGATGTATTACTAATAAGGCAAGGTTACATAGAATTACCGGGAACAGACTATGGATTCATTGGTGGCAGTTCATTTAAATACAATAGAAACACATTGGTGTTTACAGGAAATATAAAACTGCATCCTGATTATGAAAGCATAAAATCATTTGCACAAAATCACAATGTGGAATTGCTCAGTTTAACTGAAAATACTATGATTGATATTGGCAGTATAATTCCAATCGGTTGA
- a CDS encoding tyrosine recombinase XerC — MAVNFRDEAPEIVKDFLFYLQTIKEKSPRTINEYYLDLRMFLRFIKVLRGDVKCDFDKIKIDDVDINFLKEITLTDIYEFMNYLISDRNMKAAGRSRKASTLRTFFNYLTVKKHLLDYDPTKELEMPKQKKALPKYLTLEQSLELLNAVEGKHKERDYAIITIFLNCGLRLSELVGLNVTDIRNDNTVRVLGKGNKERIVYLNNACINAINDYLKVRPTDGLKDKKALFISSQLKRMSPKTVQAMVYKYLEKIGLDSQGYSCHKLRHTAATLMYQHGNVDIRVLKDILGHENLGTTEIYTHLSNKQLEDASKSNPLANVKPKKDKEK; from the coding sequence TTGGCAGTAAATTTCAGAGATGAAGCACCGGAAATTGTAAAAGATTTTTTGTTCTATTTACAAACTATAAAAGAAAAATCACCTAGGACTATAAATGAATATTATTTAGATCTAAGAATGTTCTTAAGGTTTATTAAAGTTCTTCGTGGTGATGTTAAATGTGATTTTGATAAGATTAAAATTGATGATGTTGATATTAATTTTCTAAAAGAAATCACCTTAACAGATATTTATGAATTTATGAATTATCTGATAAGTGATAGAAATATGAAAGCAGCAGGTAGATCACGAAAAGCCTCTACCCTACGAACTTTCTTTAATTATTTAACAGTTAAAAAGCACTTGTTAGATTATGACCCAACAAAAGAACTTGAAATGCCAAAACAAAAAAAGGCTTTGCCAAAGTATTTAACTCTTGAACAAAGTCTTGAATTACTTAATGCAGTTGAGGGTAAACATAAAGAAAGAGATTATGCTATTATCACAATCTTCTTAAATTGTGGTTTGCGATTGTCTGAACTTGTAGGACTTAATGTTACTGATATTCGTAATGATAATACTGTTAGAGTCCTTGGTAAAGGTAACAAAGAAAGAATTGTTTATCTTAATAATGCCTGTATAAATGCGATTAATGATTATCTAAAGGTTAGACCTACTGATGGTTTAAAAGATAAAAAGGCATTGTTTATATCCTCTCAATTAAAGAGAATGAGTCCCAAAACTGTACAAGCTATGGTGTATAAATATCTTGAAAAGATAGGATTAGATAGTCAAGGATACAGTTGTCACAAGTTAAGACATACTGCTGCAACACTTATGTATCAGCATGGTAATGTGGATATTAGAGTGCTGAAAGATATTTTAGGTCATGAAAATTTAGGTACAACCGAAATATACACTCACCTATCTAATAAGCAACTTGAAGATGCATCAAAAAGTAATCCACTAGCAAATGTAAAACCTAAGAAAGATAAGGAAAAGTAA
- a CDS encoding nucleoside 2-deoxyribosyltransferase has product MKIYLASPFFNEKELENVKIAEKILTERGFSLFSPRLNEVRTDEITQQYWWSKETFMNDKKFIDWADVVVMLYYGGYSDSGTAWECGYAYGTNTPVVVVQLGEDSNLMVHEGCHSNITLEELKTYDFEMLPAKPYKGKMF; this is encoded by the coding sequence ATGAAAATTTATTTAGCAAGTCCATTCTTTAATGAAAAAGAATTAGAGAATGTTAAGATAGCAGAAAAGATACTTACAGAAAGAGGTTTTTCTCTCTTCTCCCCTAGACTTAATGAAGTCAGAACTGACGAAATTACTCAGCAGTATTGGTGGTCAAAAGAAACATTTATGAATGATAAGAAGTTCATTGATTGGGCTGATGTTGTTGTAATGCTTTATTATGGAGGTTATAGTGATAGTGGAACTGCATGGGAATGTGGTTATGCTTATGGTACTAATACACCGGTAGTTGTTGTGCAACTTGGTGAAGATTCCAACCTTATGGTGCATGAAGGTTGCCATAGTAACATTACTTTAGAAGAACTGAAAACGTATGATTTTGAAATGTTACCTGCAAAGCCTTATAAAGGAAAAATGTTTTAA